A genome region from Arthrobacter sp. SLBN-100 includes the following:
- a CDS encoding sugar phosphate isomerase/epimerase family protein, with product MFRYTAEILPYHDMPLEDAVRDLAEIGFTEVNLWSSASPLAHHVNPGDDPGKIRDILAKYGMKPCGLTVYGKNQDEILERVQFAADLGIDTVIFDCEANYSDFVGLFLPPIVEAAAKAGVRIAVENHLTVPFSADFESGGNEDKRWDEGVDTFAQIKRLVRDIDDPHLGVCLAPPHMWVMQETISEVIAFLTERKRLYYYYIWDVDRAYRHGVDGLNFGPGEKQLPSPDGTLDHRFLLKELKRAGYEGAASLKCHGTHGWSMEKIGQEIRRSDVYIRDAYEALKK from the coding sequence ATGTTCCGCTACACCGCAGAGATTCTCCCCTATCACGACATGCCGCTCGAGGATGCAGTCAGGGACCTGGCCGAGATCGGGTTTACCGAAGTCAACTTATGGTCATCCGCATCACCTCTGGCCCACCACGTGAACCCCGGCGATGACCCGGGCAAAATCCGTGACATTCTTGCCAAATACGGCATGAAACCGTGCGGACTGACCGTGTACGGCAAAAACCAGGACGAGATCCTCGAGCGCGTCCAGTTCGCAGCGGATCTCGGGATCGACACCGTCATCTTCGACTGTGAAGCCAACTATTCGGACTTCGTCGGATTGTTCCTGCCGCCCATCGTCGAAGCCGCTGCCAAGGCCGGCGTGCGCATCGCAGTGGAAAACCACCTCACTGTCCCGTTTTCCGCGGACTTCGAATCCGGGGGCAACGAAGACAAACGCTGGGACGAAGGCGTGGACACTTTTGCTCAGATCAAGCGTCTTGTCCGGGACATCGACGATCCCCACCTGGGCGTCTGCCTTGCACCGCCCCACATGTGGGTCATGCAGGAAACAATCAGCGAAGTCATCGCCTTCCTGACCGAACGTAAAAGGCTGTACTACTACTACATCTGGGACGTTGACCGAGCATACCGGCACGGCGTTGACGGCCTGAATTTCGGACCGGGCGAGAAACAACTTCCTTCGCCCGACGGAACACTGGATCACCGCTTCCTTCTCAAGGAACTCAAACGAGCGGGGTACGAGGGAGCCGCCAGCCTGAAATGCCACGGAACGCACGGGTGGAGCATGGAGAAAATAGGACAGGAGATCCGCAGGTCCGATGTTTACATCCGGGACGCGTACGAGGCGTTGAAGAAGTAA
- a CDS encoding IS110 family transposase, with translation MFEHTFIGLDVHAVNVVGHALNPATGEISTHTMAADPAMVLEWIHRFEPPVKVVYESGPTGFVLARYLRAAGIDCVITASSKLLRAPGDRVKTDRRDARVLAEMLAVGLVTEVRIPDPDEEALRDLSRLRSGTAKDLVHARQHVNVILLRHGIRYPKETKEHGLWLHRQRFKEPALQFTYDADVEQAGLLAWHLARIDKQVTATAAACRYGPVIHALVSLRGIQVTTGFGLAVEIGDWTRFTGSSIGSYLGLVPARSPPANPGTRGRSPRPGTRTPENSSSKPHGSTCAPKPGPGNGCCTSSISSPRQPGSGPWKETTGFITSGNTSTNAAKCPSRPTPPSPANSPAGAGLWPPRSNKKNA, from the coding sequence ATGTTCGAGCATACTTTCATTGGTCTGGATGTTCACGCGGTCAACGTCGTTGGCCATGCATTGAACCCGGCTACCGGTGAAATCAGCACCCATACGATGGCCGCTGACCCGGCCATGGTGCTGGAGTGGATCCACCGATTCGAGCCGCCGGTCAAGGTCGTCTATGAATCCGGGCCGACAGGGTTCGTCCTGGCCAGGTACCTGCGGGCCGCGGGCATCGACTGCGTGATCACGGCGTCCTCGAAACTGCTGCGCGCACCCGGAGACCGGGTCAAAACCGACCGGCGCGACGCCCGGGTCTTGGCTGAGATGCTCGCGGTCGGCTTGGTTACCGAGGTCCGCATCCCCGACCCGGACGAAGAAGCACTGCGGGACCTGTCCCGGCTGCGGTCCGGCACGGCCAAAGACCTCGTTCACGCCCGCCAGCACGTGAACGTGATCCTGCTGCGCCACGGCATCCGCTACCCCAAAGAGACCAAGGAACACGGCCTGTGGCTGCACCGCCAACGATTCAAGGAACCGGCCCTGCAGTTCACCTACGACGCCGACGTCGAACAGGCAGGGCTCTTGGCCTGGCATCTGGCACGCATCGACAAGCAGGTGACGGCCACGGCCGCGGCATGCCGCTACGGCCCGGTGATCCACGCGTTAGTGTCTCTGCGGGGCATCCAAGTCACGACCGGATTCGGGCTGGCGGTGGAGATCGGGGACTGGACACGGTTCACCGGTTCGTCCATCGGCTCCTACCTCGGGCTGGTTCCCGCGAGGAGTCCCCCGGCCAATCCCGGCACCAGGGGCCGATCACCAAGGCCGGGAACACGTACGCCAGAAAACTCCTCATCGAAGCCGCATGGCAGCACTTGCGCCCCTAAGCCCGGCCCGGGGAACGGCTGCTGCACCAGCTCGATCTCGTCGCCCCGGCAACCCGGATCAGGGCCCTGGAAGGAAACCACAGGCTTCATCACAAGTGGGAACACTTCGACGAACGCCGCAAAATGTCCGTCAAGGCCAACACCGCCATCGCCCGCGAACTCGCCGGCTGGTGCTGGCCTCTGGCCGCCCCGCTCCAACAAGAAGAACGCATGA
- a CDS encoding carbohydrate ABC transporter permease — protein sequence MPAPSTTIGRGSISRTIVGRTFLWAWLLIGLIPLVFMLVTSIKPAGLANQIPPAWLFQPTLENYASVLSAGGGKSETFGQLLLNSAIVSLGATALAIAVGVPAAYALTMRDFRARKGLSSWILSTYMFPPIVAVIPIFVFAGKLGLMDTYPVLIVPYAAFNLPIVVWILRSSILQLPYEIQEAAMMDGASTWNILRRIIWPLLVPSVATAAVLTLVLSWNEFLFALSLTRSGAKTAPVGLQQFTGMYGTDWGDITAAATLIVAPILVLMIILRRQMVAGLSFGAVK from the coding sequence ATGCCAGCACCTTCAACAACCATCGGCCGCGGCTCAATATCCCGGACTATTGTCGGCCGCACCTTCCTCTGGGCATGGCTCCTTATCGGACTCATCCCATTGGTGTTCATGCTTGTCACCTCCATCAAGCCTGCCGGGCTGGCAAACCAGATACCGCCGGCCTGGCTGTTCCAGCCGACGCTTGAAAACTACGCATCGGTTCTCTCAGCGGGCGGCGGCAAATCCGAGACCTTCGGACAGCTCCTTCTGAACAGCGCGATCGTTAGCCTCGGCGCCACAGCCTTGGCCATCGCCGTGGGAGTGCCGGCAGCCTACGCCCTGACCATGAGGGATTTCCGTGCACGGAAGGGGCTCTCCTCCTGGATTCTTTCCACCTATATGTTTCCGCCCATCGTTGCCGTAATTCCGATCTTCGTGTTCGCGGGAAAGCTCGGACTGATGGACACCTACCCCGTGCTGATCGTCCCGTACGCCGCCTTCAATCTGCCCATTGTTGTCTGGATTCTCCGCAGCTCGATTTTGCAGCTGCCCTACGAGATCCAGGAGGCAGCAATGATGGACGGCGCCTCAACCTGGAACATCCTGCGACGAATTATCTGGCCCCTGCTGGTGCCATCGGTAGCAACAGCAGCGGTACTCACCCTTGTACTGTCCTGGAATGAATTCCTGTTCGCATTGTCCCTGACCCGAAGCGGAGCCAAAACAGCGCCAGTCGGTCTTCAGCAATTCACCGGCATGTACGGCACCGACTGGGGCGACATCACCGCCGCCGCAACCCTCATCGTTGCACCGATCCTTGTCCTAATGATCATTCTGCGCCGGCAAATGGTCGCTGGCCTGTCCTTCGGAGCAGTCAAGTGA
- a CDS encoding ABC transporter substrate-binding protein, whose product MLYTTDEANSAAVASLVPQFKEKLGIDLKIDNQPYDALQQKVFSEFASSSSYYDIVVVDTPWAPALVQNLEPLTPYIQNKGLNTVGDANIGDYISKVFYDTAVYNAESPIKRYPNETEKPEPGAIKNMGFDVYGLPIQSNVAVMAYRSDLFNDPQQKANFRAKYGKDLKVPETWDEYAQAAEFFTQPDKGRYGTTVMAGVGDWATDDFKTLLASFGGDGTLVDEDLNLAFNSPEGVEALSYYAKLAQSGHVPPGSTSADWGTTAESFDNGLTAMTINYHDLKLADNVKGSIGYAPVPKAEAAGPHFGTWMLSVNKNSKNKEWAYQAISWLTAAEQQTAMTEKSLHPSRSSVYSSISKDHPLAAFYDTLGKSLEVGVGRARLTNYTEVSHEVAVAVNNAATGSSSPEQALKGAADKISALLNSAGY is encoded by the coding sequence ATGCTTTACACCACCGACGAAGCAAACAGCGCCGCGGTGGCGTCGCTGGTCCCGCAGTTCAAGGAGAAGCTCGGGATCGACCTGAAGATCGACAACCAGCCGTATGACGCCCTCCAGCAGAAGGTCTTCTCGGAATTCGCGTCCAGCAGCAGCTACTACGACATTGTTGTTGTTGATACACCTTGGGCGCCGGCGCTCGTGCAGAACCTTGAGCCGCTCACTCCCTATATTCAAAACAAGGGCCTGAACACTGTCGGCGATGCCAACATCGGCGACTACATTTCGAAGGTGTTCTACGACACGGCTGTCTACAACGCCGAGTCACCGATCAAGCGCTACCCGAATGAAACCGAAAAGCCCGAACCCGGCGCCATCAAGAACATGGGGTTCGACGTATATGGGCTACCGATCCAGTCGAACGTCGCCGTGATGGCGTACCGGAGCGACCTCTTTAATGATCCCCAGCAGAAGGCCAACTTCCGGGCCAAGTACGGCAAAGACCTGAAGGTTCCCGAGACGTGGGATGAATATGCTCAGGCAGCCGAGTTCTTCACCCAGCCGGATAAGGGACGGTACGGCACAACGGTCATGGCCGGCGTGGGCGACTGGGCAACGGATGACTTCAAGACACTCCTTGCTTCCTTCGGCGGAGACGGAACTCTCGTTGACGAGGATCTGAATCTCGCCTTCAACTCCCCCGAGGGTGTAGAGGCGCTCAGCTACTATGCAAAGCTCGCCCAAAGCGGCCATGTACCGCCAGGCAGTACGTCTGCTGACTGGGGAACGACAGCCGAATCCTTTGACAACGGGCTGACAGCGATGACCATCAACTACCACGACCTGAAGTTGGCAGACAACGTCAAGGGATCCATCGGTTATGCCCCCGTTCCGAAGGCCGAAGCAGCAGGTCCGCACTTTGGAACCTGGATGCTGAGTGTTAACAAGAATTCCAAGAACAAGGAATGGGCCTACCAGGCAATCAGCTGGCTCACCGCTGCAGAGCAGCAGACGGCCATGACGGAAAAGTCTCTGCACCCAAGCCGCAGCTCTGTTTATTCCTCCATCAGCAAAGACCATCCCCTCGCCGCGTTCTACGACACGCTGGGGAAGTCACTGGAGGTAGGCGTTGGCCGCGCCCGCCTAACGAACTACACAGAAGTCAGCCACGAAGTAGCGGTGGCCGTAAATAATGCGGCAACAGGATCCTCCTCGCCCGAGCAGGCGCTAAAGGGAGCAGCTGACAAGATTTCGGCTCTTCTCAACTCAGCCGGCTACTAA
- a CDS encoding sugar phosphate isomerase/epimerase family protein — MPRPYTLFTGQWADLPFEEVAKLASGWGYDGLEIAVSGDHLDAWRWDEPGYVESKLAVLEKYNLKVWAISNHLKGQAVCDDPIDFRHEAIVGAKVWGDGDPEGVRQRAAEEMKHTARLAKALGVDTVVGFTGSSIWQYVAMFPPVPEKVIDSGYQDFADRWNPILDVFDECGVRFAHEVHPSEIAYDYWTTVRTLEAIGHREAFGLNWDPSHMMWQGIDPVSFIWDFKDRIYHVDCKDTKVRQTGRNTVLGSHLAWGDPRRGWDFVSAGRGDVPWEASFRALSAIGYDGPISIEWEDAGMDRLHGAPEALASLKKFDFPPSSTSFDAAFKQ, encoded by the coding sequence ATGCCCCGCCCCTACACCCTGTTCACTGGCCAGTGGGCCGACCTGCCGTTCGAGGAAGTCGCGAAGCTGGCGTCCGGCTGGGGCTACGACGGCCTGGAAATAGCCGTCTCCGGCGACCACCTGGATGCCTGGCGCTGGGACGAACCCGGTTACGTCGAGTCCAAGCTCGCCGTCCTGGAGAAGTACAACCTGAAGGTCTGGGCCATCTCCAACCACCTCAAGGGCCAGGCCGTCTGCGATGACCCCATCGACTTCCGCCACGAAGCGATCGTCGGCGCCAAGGTGTGGGGCGACGGGGACCCCGAAGGCGTCCGCCAGCGCGCCGCGGAGGAGATGAAGCACACCGCCCGGCTCGCCAAGGCACTCGGCGTGGACACCGTCGTCGGCTTCACCGGATCCTCCATCTGGCAGTACGTCGCCATGTTCCCGCCCGTCCCGGAAAAGGTCATCGACTCCGGCTACCAGGACTTCGCCGACCGCTGGAACCCCATCCTGGACGTCTTTGACGAGTGCGGCGTCCGCTTCGCCCACGAAGTCCACCCCTCCGAAATCGCCTACGACTACTGGACCACCGTCCGCACCCTCGAAGCGATCGGCCACCGCGAAGCGTTCGGCCTGAACTGGGACCCGTCCCACATGATGTGGCAGGGCATCGACCCCGTCTCCTTCATCTGGGACTTCAAGGACCGGATCTACCACGTGGACTGCAAAGACACCAAGGTCCGCCAGACCGGCCGCAACACCGTCCTCGGCTCCCACCTGGCCTGGGGCGACCCCCGCCGGGGCTGGGACTTCGTCTCCGCCGGCCGCGGCGACGTGCCCTGGGAAGCATCCTTCCGCGCCCTGTCCGCGATCGGCTACGACGGACCCATCAGCATCGAATGGGAAGACGCCGGCATGGACCGCCTCCATGGGGCCCCTGAAGCCCTCGCTTCCCTCAAAAAGTTCGACTTCCCGCCGTCGAGCACGTCCTTTGATGCCGCCTTCAAACAATGA
- a CDS encoding ROK family protein — translation MAFNPSARVVAAGDIGATHATVAVTDLAGTILAKAREQIQIADGPESVLDRLTETISSLLSKLDRTPEDLIAVGIGLPGPVEHSTGKPSQPPIMPGWNGFDVPHYVQRTFDVAVLVDNDVNIMALGERAVGWPETENMLFLKVATGIGSGIISSGKLQRGADGTAGDVGHIAINRASGIVCRCGNIGCLEAIAGRPAVARSLRAAGVDVPHDSEVMALVRQGNLLASQVMRQAGRDIGEVMNMCVSLLNPSVIVIGGSMAEAGEQLIAGMREAVYARATPLATQNLAIVPARTGADAGITGAAIMALDHVLAPENLQMLAAS, via the coding sequence GTGGCATTCAATCCATCGGCGCGGGTGGTTGCTGCCGGCGATATCGGTGCGACGCATGCCACTGTGGCTGTAACAGATCTCGCCGGGACGATCTTGGCAAAAGCCAGGGAACAGATCCAGATCGCGGACGGTCCGGAATCCGTACTTGACCGGCTGACCGAAACCATCAGCAGCCTTCTGTCCAAGCTTGACCGCACCCCCGAAGACTTGATCGCAGTAGGAATAGGGCTGCCCGGTCCCGTCGAGCACTCAACTGGAAAGCCATCCCAACCTCCCATCATGCCCGGGTGGAACGGGTTCGACGTGCCCCACTATGTTCAACGGACCTTTGACGTAGCCGTTCTCGTGGATAACGACGTCAACATCATGGCGCTGGGCGAGCGGGCGGTGGGTTGGCCCGAAACGGAGAACATGCTGTTCCTCAAAGTAGCCACAGGCATCGGATCGGGAATCATTAGCAGCGGAAAGTTGCAGCGCGGCGCGGATGGCACCGCAGGCGACGTGGGGCACATTGCCATCAACAGGGCCTCCGGGATCGTCTGCCGCTGCGGCAACATCGGCTGCCTCGAGGCAATCGCCGGGCGCCCCGCCGTTGCCCGCTCCCTGCGCGCTGCGGGTGTGGACGTCCCTCACGATTCAGAGGTCATGGCACTTGTCCGTCAAGGAAACCTGCTCGCCAGCCAGGTAATGCGCCAAGCGGGGCGGGATATCGGGGAAGTTATGAACATGTGCGTAAGCCTCTTAAACCCCTCCGTCATTGTGATCGGAGGCTCCATGGCTGAGGCCGGAGAGCAACTGATAGCGGGGATGCGAGAGGCCGTATACGCCCGCGCAACCCCGCTGGCAACGCAGAACCTAGCCATCGTCCCAGCCCGAACAGGCGCCGATGCTGGCATCACCGGCGCCGCCATCATGGCACTGGATCACGTCCTGGCCCCAGAAAATCTCCAAATGCTCGCCGCCAGCTAA
- a CDS encoding carbohydrate ABC transporter permease, translating into MRSTAALPNAGLQVEGSRRAGGQTPTVPHGRKPMTWKKRSLPWAYMAPSMIVLLLMTVAPAAFIFYSAFRNDKILGGVGRFVGFNNFIEAVSNASVRHAFLITLAFVAGAVILEMLLGFALALPLAAQTTANKVGAALMLLPFAVTPAVAAMVFKQLLNPNYGWVGYYLGQLGFPKGVDLLGDPTSAWIVLLILDMWQWTPFIALILMAGLQSLPGEPREAALVDGASPWQMFRHITLPGMIPFIAIAAVLRTIQAFKTFDSFKILTGGGPGSSTEIINLGIFRVGLQSFNVGLACALGVIFLIILSLLVPLMLRVIGRRSDPEEI; encoded by the coding sequence ATGAGATCCACTGCCGCCCTGCCCAACGCCGGGCTGCAGGTCGAGGGTTCCCGCCGTGCGGGCGGTCAAACGCCGACCGTTCCGCACGGCAGGAAGCCGATGACCTGGAAAAAGCGCTCACTCCCCTGGGCCTACATGGCCCCGTCAATGATCGTCCTACTGCTGATGACGGTGGCCCCGGCGGCATTCATCTTCTACTCCGCCTTCCGGAACGACAAAATTCTAGGCGGTGTTGGACGCTTCGTTGGGTTTAATAACTTCATCGAAGCAGTCTCCAACGCCTCGGTTCGCCACGCATTTCTCATCACCCTTGCCTTTGTGGCAGGGGCCGTCATCCTGGAAATGCTTCTTGGATTCGCCCTGGCACTCCCCCTAGCCGCACAAACGACGGCCAACAAGGTCGGGGCGGCACTCATGCTGCTGCCATTTGCAGTCACACCTGCCGTGGCAGCCATGGTCTTCAAGCAGTTGTTGAACCCCAACTATGGTTGGGTCGGTTACTACCTCGGCCAACTCGGTTTCCCCAAAGGCGTAGACCTACTCGGGGACCCCACCTCGGCATGGATCGTTCTGCTTATCCTGGACATGTGGCAGTGGACGCCCTTCATCGCCCTCATCCTGATGGCCGGGCTCCAGTCACTTCCTGGTGAACCACGGGAAGCCGCTTTGGTCGACGGCGCCTCGCCATGGCAAATGTTTCGGCACATCACGTTGCCTGGGATGATCCCGTTCATCGCCATCGCTGCAGTTCTTCGCACTATCCAAGCCTTCAAGACGTTCGACTCGTTCAAGATCCTCACCGGCGGAGGCCCCGGCAGCTCCACCGAAATCATCAACCTCGGCATATTCCGCGTCGGCCTCCAGAGCTTTAACGTCGGTCTCGCATGCGCCCTCGGTGTGATCTTCCTGATCATCTTGTCCCTGCTTGTCCCCCTGATGCTGCGCGTCATTGGCCGCCGGTCCGATCCTGAGGAAATCTAA
- a CDS encoding Gfo/Idh/MocA family protein yields the protein MSQQSSPPKTLGVAMIGYAFMGKAHSNAWRNVASYFDVPAFEQKVLVGRDASAVAEAAAKYGWQETATDWRTVIERDDIHIVDICAPGWMHAEIAVAALEAGKHVLLEKPLANTLAESEAITAAAQTARANGVQSMVGFNYRRVPALALAKELVSEGRLGSVRQVRVAYLQDWLADESAPMTWRLRKDTAGSGALGDIASHAIDQVLFLLDSEVTEVSGRLQTFVDRRPGADGLEDVTVDDAAWATLTLASGAIASVEASRVATGRKNSLQIEVYGDKGALRFDLENLNELQFLDATAPAREQGFRRIVVTEPEHPYLDAWWPQGHIIGWEHTFTHEVRDLLLAINSSTQPSPSFEDGLAVQRILAAVEESAAAKSALIQLPTTERA from the coding sequence ATGTCACAGCAAAGCAGCCCGCCAAAAACGCTCGGTGTTGCCATGATCGGTTACGCGTTCATGGGCAAAGCCCACTCAAATGCGTGGCGGAACGTTGCTAGCTACTTCGACGTCCCGGCCTTCGAGCAAAAAGTTCTCGTTGGCCGGGACGCCTCCGCCGTCGCCGAAGCCGCCGCCAAGTACGGGTGGCAGGAAACAGCCACGGACTGGCGCACTGTCATCGAACGCGACGATATCCACATCGTTGATATCTGCGCGCCGGGCTGGATGCACGCCGAAATCGCCGTGGCCGCCCTCGAGGCGGGCAAGCACGTGCTGCTGGAAAAACCGCTGGCCAACACCCTGGCCGAATCCGAGGCCATCACCGCCGCCGCGCAGACGGCACGGGCCAACGGCGTGCAGTCGATGGTGGGCTTCAACTACCGCCGCGTCCCGGCCCTGGCCCTCGCAAAGGAACTGGTCAGCGAAGGCCGGCTGGGCTCGGTCCGACAGGTCCGCGTGGCCTACCTGCAGGACTGGCTCGCCGACGAATCCGCCCCCATGACCTGGCGCCTGCGGAAGGACACGGCGGGCTCCGGGGCGCTCGGCGATATCGCGTCCCACGCCATTGACCAGGTCCTCTTCCTGCTCGACAGCGAGGTCACCGAAGTCTCGGGCCGCCTGCAGACATTCGTGGACCGGCGGCCCGGTGCCGACGGCCTGGAAGACGTCACGGTCGACGACGCCGCCTGGGCAACGCTGACCCTCGCCTCCGGAGCCATCGCCTCAGTCGAGGCCTCCCGGGTGGCCACCGGCCGGAAGAACTCCCTGCAGATCGAGGTCTATGGCGACAAGGGCGCCCTCCGCTTCGACCTGGAAAACCTCAACGAACTCCAGTTCCTGGACGCCACCGCCCCCGCCCGCGAACAGGGCTTCCGCCGGATCGTTGTCACCGAACCGGAGCACCCCTACCTTGACGCCTGGTGGCCGCAAGGCCACATCATCGGCTGGGAGCACACCTTCACCCACGAAGTCCGCGACCTCCTGCTGGCCATCAACAGCAGCACGCAGCCCTCGCCGTCGTTCGAGGACGGACTGGCCGTCCAGCGCATCCTGGCCGCAGTGGAGGAATCCGCCGCCGCCAAGAGTGCCCTCATCCAACTGCCCACCACAGAAAGAGCCTGA
- a CDS encoding AraC family transcriptional regulator produces the protein MPQSATGNSGHLQRYAVPEGLRPEQWFEHWRTWYGSAVETPVRLEKSAHAAPAPITPSAISLAGPGFSLIELVNAPAVGSWAAGDTRDLRLAYFRKAASLTILVNGVPEPVSQGSVRFIDTSRPGGFDAPEGFHALQLNIDRSSLEVSETALGSLLRLPDLAKHPIVGTFVIPALLSWKRQGIDREASGTADILRSMMATLAGSLLETSVDDEAQKPALSLAVKKYLEAGYKNPDLDVAMVAERFNLSRRSLFYFFENEELHLGERIRALRTRKALELLLQADAQKITYSEIATSCGFTNVQSMRRAVKEFTGMNVREIHRSETDVRVALQQLRESLIP, from the coding sequence ATGCCTCAATCCGCTACCGGGAACAGTGGCCATCTGCAACGATATGCAGTGCCGGAAGGGCTCCGCCCCGAACAATGGTTCGAACACTGGCGAACCTGGTACGGCAGTGCTGTCGAAACACCCGTGCGGTTGGAAAAGTCGGCACATGCTGCTCCCGCGCCTATCACTCCTTCGGCCATTAGTCTTGCCGGGCCAGGTTTCAGCCTCATAGAACTGGTCAACGCCCCCGCCGTGGGCTCGTGGGCGGCTGGCGACACCAGGGATCTGCGGCTGGCCTACTTCCGCAAAGCAGCGTCCCTAACCATCCTTGTCAACGGCGTGCCTGAGCCAGTATCACAGGGCTCCGTCCGGTTCATCGATACCTCGCGGCCGGGCGGTTTCGATGCGCCCGAGGGCTTTCACGCCTTGCAGCTCAACATCGACCGCAGCAGCCTGGAGGTGAGCGAGACCGCGCTAGGCTCCCTACTTCGCCTGCCTGACCTCGCAAAGCACCCAATTGTGGGCACTTTCGTAATCCCTGCGCTGTTGAGTTGGAAACGGCAAGGCATCGACCGGGAGGCATCGGGAACCGCAGACATCCTCAGATCCATGATGGCAACCCTGGCGGGCTCCCTGCTCGAAACGTCGGTCGACGATGAGGCGCAGAAACCGGCCCTAAGTCTGGCGGTGAAGAAATACCTTGAGGCGGGCTATAAGAACCCAGATCTTGACGTGGCAATGGTCGCCGAAAGGTTCAACCTCTCCCGTCGCTCCCTGTTCTACTTTTTCGAAAATGAAGAACTCCACTTGGGCGAGCGCATACGCGCCTTGAGAACGCGCAAAGCGCTGGAACTCCTCCTTCAGGCCGACGCCCAAAAGATCACCTACTCAGAAATTGCGACATCATGCGGATTCACAAACGTGCAAAGCATGCGCCGTGCGGTGAAAGAGTTTACCGGGATGAATGTGAGGGAGATCCACCGATCCGAAACCGATGTACGTGTTGCCCTGCAACAACTGCGGGAGTCGCTGATCCCCTGA
- a CDS encoding zinc-binding dehydrogenase, whose product MRAVILPGDKKVVVADRQRPEPKPHEVLVQTKVSAICRSDMSLYYGNPIVGGEAAETGDVIPGHEAAGVVVAVGDAVTGVAVGDRVAAHLAVGCGHCEYCGAGYTMLCPDWKCFGFDFPGGDAEYFTIAARNALPLPEHFSFKAGAVMTDMIGSQYHVQKKMGVSGNKTVAVIGLGPMGSAAVLVAKCFGARVIAVDILDERLEQARILGADDVVNSRDADAAAAIRELTHGRGVEIAIDCSGNPAGQNTALDAAAKLGCVAFVGESRATEINPSDQILRKLLTVVGGWYFPLGEWPEILRFIADNNVDVEAIISHEYSLEDAEQAFGAFDRRETEKAVFTWS is encoded by the coding sequence GTGCGTGCAGTCATCCTTCCCGGCGACAAGAAGGTCGTCGTCGCCGATCGTCAACGTCCGGAGCCGAAGCCCCACGAGGTCCTGGTTCAAACCAAGGTCTCCGCTATCTGCCGCAGCGATATGAGCCTGTACTACGGCAACCCGATTGTCGGCGGTGAGGCCGCCGAAACCGGCGACGTAATCCCCGGCCATGAAGCGGCAGGAGTTGTCGTGGCAGTAGGCGACGCCGTCACCGGTGTAGCAGTGGGTGATCGAGTCGCGGCCCATCTTGCCGTTGGCTGTGGCCACTGTGAGTACTGCGGCGCCGGTTACACGATGCTCTGTCCGGACTGGAAATGTTTCGGGTTCGACTTTCCCGGCGGCGACGCTGAGTACTTCACGATTGCCGCCCGAAATGCGCTCCCGCTTCCTGAGCATTTCAGCTTTAAAGCAGGTGCGGTGATGACCGACATGATCGGCAGCCAGTACCACGTCCAGAAAAAAATGGGCGTCAGCGGCAACAAAACGGTCGCCGTCATCGGTCTAGGACCTATGGGCTCCGCAGCCGTTCTCGTTGCCAAATGTTTCGGGGCACGGGTTATCGCCGTTGACATTTTGGATGAACGGCTCGAACAAGCCCGGATCCTCGGCGCGGACGACGTCGTCAACAGCAGGGACGCTGATGCTGCGGCAGCAATCCGGGAACTGACACACGGACGCGGTGTCGAAATCGCCATCGACTGTTCGGGTAACCCTGCCGGGCAGAACACAGCCCTCGATGCGGCAGCAAAGCTCGGCTGTGTGGCCTTCGTGGGTGAATCCCGGGCCACAGAAATCAACCCGAGTGACCAGATCCTCCGCAAGCTGCTGACCGTCGTCGGCGGCTGGTATTTCCCGCTGGGCGAGTGGCCCGAGATCCTGCGCTTCATCGCCGATAACAACGTCGATGTCGAGGCCATCATCAGCCACGAATATTCCCTGGAAGACGCCGAACAGGCATTTGGTGCCTTCGACCGGCGTGAAACCGAGAAAGCCGTCTTCACCTGGTCCTGA